In Equus asinus isolate D_3611 breed Donkey chromosome 13, EquAss-T2T_v2, whole genome shotgun sequence, one DNA window encodes the following:
- the PNMT gene encoding phenylethanolamine N-methyltransferase isoform X1, whose translation MGLGRRGARGPGRLITQPPPPQRRGRGGGPAVDNKATKRAADRPAHGGSMSTADRSHAAGAAPDSDPGRMAVASTYQRFEPRAYLRNNYAPPRGDLSNPDGVGPWKLRCLAQTFATGEVSGRTLIDIGSGPTIYQLLSACAHFEDITMTDFLEANRQELGLWLREEPGAFDWSVYSQHVCLIEGKGESWQEKERQLRARVKRVLPIDVHQSQPLGAGSLAPLPADALVSAFCLEAVSPDLVSFQRALDHITTLLRPGGHLLLIGALEESWYLAGEARLAVVPVCEEEVREALEHSGYEVRDLRTYTMPARLQTGVDDVKGIFFTWAQKKVGV comes from the exons ATGGGGTTGGGGAGACGCGGCGCGCGTGGCCCGGGGCGGCTCATCACTCAGCCGCCGCCCCCGCAGCGgcggggtcggggtgggggtCCAGCGGTAGATAACAAGGCCACGAAGCGAGCGGCGGACAGGCCGGCCCACGGCGGCAGCATGAGCACGGCAGACCGTAGTCACGCTGCGGGCGCGGCCCCCGACTCAGACCCGGGCCGGATGGCGGTGGCCTCGACTTACCAGCGCTTCGAGCCCCGCGCCTACCTCCGCAACAACTACGCGCCCCCTCGGGGGGACCTGAGCAACCCGGATGGCGTCGGGCCTTGGAAGCTGCGCTGCTTGGCGCAGACCTTCGCCACTG GTGAGGTGTCTGGACGCACCCTCATTGACATTGGTTCAGGACCCACCATATACCAACTGCTCAGTGCCTGCGCCCACTTTGAAGACATCACCATGACAGATTTCCTGGAGGCGAACCGCCAGGAACTGGGGCTCTGGCTGCGGGAGGAGCCCGGGGCCTTCGATTGGAGTGTGTACAGCCAGCACGTCTGCCTCATTGAGGGCAAGGG TGAGTCCTGGCAGGAGAAGGAGCGACAGCTGCGAGCCAGGGTGAAGAGGGTCCTGCCCATCGATGTGCACCAGTCCCAGCCCTTGGGTGCTGGGAGCCTGGCACCCCTGCCTGCTGACGCCCTGGTCTCTGCCTTCTGCCTGGAGGCTGTGAGCCCAGACCTCGTCAGCTTCCAGCGGGCCCTGGACCACATCACCACACTGCTGAGGCCCGGAGGGCACCTCCTTCTCATCGGGGCCCTGGAGGAGTCATGGTACCTGGCTGGGGAGGCCAGGCTGGCAGTGGTGCCAGTGTGTgaagaggaggtgagggaggccCTGGAGCACAGCGGCTATGAAGTGCGAGACCTGCGCACCTACACCATGCCTGCCCGCCTTCAGACAGGTGTAGACGATGTCAAGGGCATCTTCTTCACCTGGGCCCAGAAGAAGGTGGGGGTGTGA
- the PNMT gene encoding phenylethanolamine N-methyltransferase isoform X2 — MGLGRRGARGPGRLITQPPPPQRRGRGGGPAVDNKATKRAADRPAHGGSMSTADRSHAAGAAPDSDPGRMAVASTYQRFEPRAYLRNNYAPPRGDLSNPDGVGPWKLRCLAQTFATGPTIYQLLSACAHFEDITMTDFLEANRQELGLWLREEPGAFDWSVYSQHVCLIEGKGESWQEKERQLRARVKRVLPIDVHQSQPLGAGSLAPLPADALVSAFCLEAVSPDLVSFQRALDHITTLLRPGGHLLLIGALEESWYLAGEARLAVVPVCEEEVREALEHSGYEVRDLRTYTMPARLQTGVDDVKGIFFTWAQKKVGV, encoded by the exons ATGGGGTTGGGGAGACGCGGCGCGCGTGGCCCGGGGCGGCTCATCACTCAGCCGCCGCCCCCGCAGCGgcggggtcggggtgggggtCCAGCGGTAGATAACAAGGCCACGAAGCGAGCGGCGGACAGGCCGGCCCACGGCGGCAGCATGAGCACGGCAGACCGTAGTCACGCTGCGGGCGCGGCCCCCGACTCAGACCCGGGCCGGATGGCGGTGGCCTCGACTTACCAGCGCTTCGAGCCCCGCGCCTACCTCCGCAACAACTACGCGCCCCCTCGGGGGGACCTGAGCAACCCGGATGGCGTCGGGCCTTGGAAGCTGCGCTGCTTGGCGCAGACCTTCGCCACTG GACCCACCATATACCAACTGCTCAGTGCCTGCGCCCACTTTGAAGACATCACCATGACAGATTTCCTGGAGGCGAACCGCCAGGAACTGGGGCTCTGGCTGCGGGAGGAGCCCGGGGCCTTCGATTGGAGTGTGTACAGCCAGCACGTCTGCCTCATTGAGGGCAAGGG TGAGTCCTGGCAGGAGAAGGAGCGACAGCTGCGAGCCAGGGTGAAGAGGGTCCTGCCCATCGATGTGCACCAGTCCCAGCCCTTGGGTGCTGGGAGCCTGGCACCCCTGCCTGCTGACGCCCTGGTCTCTGCCTTCTGCCTGGAGGCTGTGAGCCCAGACCTCGTCAGCTTCCAGCGGGCCCTGGACCACATCACCACACTGCTGAGGCCCGGAGGGCACCTCCTTCTCATCGGGGCCCTGGAGGAGTCATGGTACCTGGCTGGGGAGGCCAGGCTGGCAGTGGTGCCAGTGTGTgaagaggaggtgagggaggccCTGGAGCACAGCGGCTATGAAGTGCGAGACCTGCGCACCTACACCATGCCTGCCCGCCTTCAGACAGGTGTAGACGATGTCAAGGGCATCTTCTTCACCTGGGCCCAGAAGAAGGTGGGGGTGTGA